Proteins from a genomic interval of Candidatus Nanosynbacter sp. HMT-352:
- a CDS encoding 50S ribosomal protein L23 — MKQTIIIPRVSEKAYAQSANGVYVLRVPLNLNKNEIKSAVEAQFGVTVVKVKTLVQDGKAVRFSRGKNRYPGTTTRKDWKKAYVTLKEGDKLDVFDAVEQQMEETK; from the coding sequence ATGAAACAGACGATTATTATCCCACGCGTTAGTGAAAAGGCTTACGCACAGAGCGCCAATGGTGTATATGTGCTACGCGTTCCACTTAACTTGAATAAGAACGAAATCAAATCAGCTGTAGAAGCACAATTTGGCGTTACTGTAGTTAAGGTTAAAACCTTAGTACAAGACGGCAAGGCTGTACGCTTCTCACGAGGCAAGAATCGTTATCCTGGCACAACAACGCGCAAGGATTGGAAGAAGGCTTACGTGACGCTGAAAGAAGGCGATAAGCTCGATGTGTTTGACGCAGTAGAGCAGCAGATGGAGGAGACCAAGTAA
- the rplB gene encoding 50S ribosomal protein L2: MPVKAYNPTTPARRGMTSQDLSDITTRKPLKSLIKAKKQNAGRNNQGRITVRHRGGGVRRHYRLVNHNLPAGLTLTIEEIEYDPNRSARIARVKDQYNLYHYILADTSMVKGKTIRTGEEAPIEASNRLPLSVIPVGTMIYAIELTAGKGAQMVRAAGAKAQLMAKEGNYATIKLPSGEVRKVRLEATAAIGVVGNVQHQNVKIGSAGRKRRKGIRPTVRGVVMNAADHPHGGGDGGRHGTGKAPRTPWGQLTLGYRTRRRKGSNKLIVRTRHDAKRKR; this comes from the coding sequence ATGCCAGTGAAAGCTTACAATCCAACCACTCCTGCTCGTCGCGGCATGACGAGTCAGGATTTGTCAGACATTACAACAAGAAAACCTCTTAAAAGTCTGATTAAAGCTAAAAAGCAAAATGCCGGTCGCAACAACCAAGGTCGAATTACCGTTCGTCATCGCGGAGGCGGCGTTCGTCGTCACTACCGCTTGGTGAACCACAATTTGCCAGCAGGCTTGACCTTGACGATTGAAGAAATCGAATACGATCCAAACCGCTCAGCTCGTATTGCTCGAGTTAAGGATCAGTACAATTTGTACCACTACATCTTAGCTGACACCTCAATGGTTAAGGGTAAAACTATCCGAACTGGTGAAGAAGCTCCAATTGAGGCTTCGAACCGCTTGCCATTGTCAGTTATTCCTGTTGGTACGATGATTTACGCTATTGAGTTGACCGCTGGTAAGGGTGCACAAATGGTGCGCGCTGCTGGTGCTAAAGCTCAGTTGATGGCAAAAGAAGGCAACTACGCAACTATCAAATTGCCATCTGGCGAAGTTCGCAAAGTTCGCTTGGAAGCTACCGCTGCTATCGGTGTAGTCGGTAACGTTCAGCACCAAAATGTTAAGATCGGTTCAGCTGGTCGCAAACGCCGCAAGGGCATTCGCCCAACTGTTCGTGGTGTCGTTATGAACGCCGCAGATCACCCACATGGTGGTGGTGACGGTGGTCGCCACGGTACTGGTAAAGCGCCACGTACTCCTTGGGGTCAATTGACATTAGGTTATCGAACTCGTCGCCGTAAAGGCTCGAATAAATTAATCGTACGCACGCGTCACGACGCGAAGAGGAAGAGGTAA
- the rpsS gene encoding 30S ribosomal protein S19, with the protein MSRSLKKGPFVDVKLAKKIAALSLDDRTVIKTWARASTITPEMVGRTIAVHNGRVHVPVLITENMVGHKLGEFSPTRKFRKHGGKDKK; encoded by the coding sequence ATGAGTCGTTCATTAAAGAAAGGTCCATTCGTCGATGTAAAGCTAGCAAAGAAAATTGCTGCTCTTAGCCTTGACGATCGAACCGTTATCAAAACGTGGGCGCGCGCTTCGACTATTACACCAGAGATGGTTGGTCGAACGATTGCTGTTCACAACGGTAGAGTGCACGTACCAGTGCTGATTACCGAAAATATGGTTGGTCATAAGCTCGGTGAGTTTAGTCCAACTCGTAAATTCCGTAAACACGGTGGAAAGGATAAGAAGTAA
- the rplV gene encoding 50S ribosomal protein L22 → MADTTYTVRAYAKGVDQAPRKVSLVAALVRGRTVADALVILEHVPKRAASPVKKAIESAKANAINNHGLDAKSLVITTLSVTTGTRLRRFKPASRGRALPFQKKTSNILVEVTGAEKPKKAPAKKAEAKAEAKTAKPVAKKAAKPAAKKEEK, encoded by the coding sequence ATGGCTGATACAACTTATACTGTCCGTGCTTACGCTAAAGGTGTTGATCAGGCACCACGTAAGGTAAGCCTAGTTGCAGCCTTGGTGCGAGGTCGTACTGTAGCTGATGCGCTAGTTATCTTAGAGCACGTTCCAAAGCGCGCTGCTAGCCCAGTCAAAAAGGCTATCGAAAGCGCTAAGGCAAACGCTATCAACAACCACGGCTTGGACGCGAAAAGCTTAGTAATTACTACTTTGAGCGTTACTACTGGTACACGTTTGCGTCGCTTTAAGCCTGCATCACGTGGCCGTGCTTTGCCATTCCAGAAAAAGACTTCAAATATTTTGGTTGAAGTAACTGGCGCGGAAAAGCCAAAGAAAGCGCCTGCAAAAAAGGCCGAAGCTAAGGCAGAAGCAAAAACTGCTAAGCCTGTAGCTAAAAAAGCCGCTAAACCGGCAGCAAAAAAGGAGGAGAAGTAA
- the rpsC gene encoding 30S ribosomal protein S3, translating to MGQKVNPINFRLQVNKNWSSRWFTANKKEFAEAIRQDHEIRELIEKKFASRPTINRIEIERSANLITITIHTAKAGVVIGRGGAGVNELKKQVEKIAGQPVRINIEEVRRPELAAKLVAENIARQLERRINFRRATKMTAQNTMNAGAKGIRIEVAGRLNGAEMARREKVIEGSVPLHTLRADIDFHCARAQTPAGIIGVKVWIYKGERSR from the coding sequence ATGGGTCAAAAAGTGAATCCAATCAACTTCCGCCTACAGGTCAATAAGAACTGGAGCTCTCGTTGGTTTACGGCCAATAAAAAAGAGTTTGCAGAGGCGATTCGTCAGGATCACGAAATCCGCGAGTTGATTGAAAAGAAATTTGCCTCACGCCCAACTATCAATCGCATTGAGATTGAGCGTAGCGCCAACTTGATCACGATTACAATTCACACGGCAAAAGCTGGTGTTGTTATCGGTCGCGGTGGTGCTGGCGTGAATGAATTGAAGAAGCAAGTTGAGAAGATTGCTGGTCAGCCAGTTCGTATCAACATTGAAGAAGTTCGCCGTCCAGAATTGGCAGCCAAATTGGTAGCTGAGAATATCGCTCGCCAATTGGAGCGCCGAATCAACTTCCGCCGTGCAACTAAAATGACCGCACAAAACACCATGAATGCTGGTGCTAAAGGTATTCGTATTGAGGTGGCTGGTCGTTTGAACGGCGCTGAAATGGCACGTCGCGAAAAGGTAATTGAAGGCTCAGTGCCTCTACACACCTTGCGCGCTGATATTGACTTCCACTGTGCTCGCGCTCAGACACCAGCTGGTATCATTGGCGTGAAAGTGTGGATTTATAAGGGAGAAAGGAGTCGCTAA
- the rplP gene encoding 50S ribosomal protein L16: MLLPKKTKHRKVRIGKNRGQATRGNYIAFGDFALQSQSNERINSRQIESARQAMTRYIKRGGKIWIRIFPHTPVTRKPLGLKMGQGKGNPEFFVAKVKAGTVLFEMQGVSEEVAREAMRLASHKLPVKCKFIKREDA; encoded by the coding sequence ATGCTGTTACCAAAGAAAACTAAGCACCGCAAAGTGCGTATTGGAAAAAACCGCGGTCAAGCAACTCGTGGCAATTACATCGCGTTCGGCGACTTTGCATTGCAATCACAATCAAATGAGCGCATCAACTCCCGCCAAATCGAGTCTGCTCGTCAGGCGATGACTCGTTACATCAAGCGTGGTGGTAAGATTTGGATTCGAATCTTCCCTCACACTCCAGTTACCCGAAAGCCACTTGGCTTGAAGATGGGTCAGGGTAAGGGTAATCCAGAGTTCTTCGTTGCTAAGGTAAAAGCTGGTACTGTTCTGTTTGAGATGCAGGGCGTTTCAGAGGAAGTTGCTCGCGAGGCAATGCGTCTGGCTAGCCACAAATTGCCAGTCAAATGTAAGTTCATCAAGCGGGAGGACGCATAA
- the rpmC gene encoding 50S ribosomal protein L29 — protein sequence MAETKKSVKAAVVKTIDDLKKELAEKRNDLLQAKRSHAAGELVNPKALRSLRKEIARLLTQINNTKESK from the coding sequence ATGGCTGAAACGAAGAAATCTGTTAAAGCGGCAGTTGTTAAGACGATTGACGATTTGAAGAAGGAATTGGCTGAAAAGCGAAACGACCTACTTCAAGCAAAACGTTCTCACGCTGCTGGCGAGTTAGTTAATCCAAAAGCGTTGCGTTCACTCCGAAAGGAAATTGCACGCCTGCTGACACAAATTAATAATACAAAGGAGAGCAAGTAA
- the rpsQ gene encoding 30S ribosomal protein S17, which produces MARRTLIGVVTSAKRDKTITVTVTSRETHPLYGKQYTVTRKYTAHDETNEAGEGDKVQIEETRPISKTKSFTLVKVIEKSRGSIKLKDEVSGETKEEAKEDDK; this is translated from the coding sequence ATGGCCCGACGAACATTGATTGGCGTCGTAACGAGTGCCAAGCGCGACAAGACCATCACTGTGACGGTCACTAGCCGCGAAACGCATCCGCTATACGGCAAGCAGTACACCGTGACTCGCAAATACACTGCTCACGATGAAACCAACGAAGCAGGTGAAGGCGACAAGGTGCAAATCGAAGAGACTCGCCCAATTTCCAAGACTAAGAGCTTTACTCTAGTTAAGGTGATTGAAAAGTCTCGCGGTTCTATCAAACTAAAGGACGAAGTTTCTGGCGAAACTAAGGAAGAGGCTAAGGAGGACGACAAATGA
- the rplN gene encoding 50S ribosomal protein L14 has translation MIQQESRLKVADNSGAREVLCIRVLGGTRRRYARVGDVIVCSVKDASPTGNVKKKSVVKAVVVRTRDQIHRKDGSTICFDDNAVVIINDDKQPKATRVFGPVPRELRDMGYMKIVSLAPEVL, from the coding sequence ATGATCCAACAAGAATCTCGCCTTAAGGTAGCCGATAACTCAGGCGCTAGGGAAGTTTTGTGTATTCGCGTTCTTGGCGGTACACGACGCCGTTACGCTCGCGTTGGCGACGTAATCGTCTGCTCGGTAAAAGACGCTAGCCCAACCGGTAACGTTAAGAAAAAATCTGTTGTTAAGGCTGTAGTTGTTCGTACTCGCGATCAAATTCATCGCAAAGACGGCTCAACAATCTGTTTTGACGACAATGCCGTAGTGATTATCAACGATGACAAGCAGCCAAAAGCTACTCGTGTCTTCGGTCCAGTTCCACGCGAACTTCGCGATATGGGCTACATGAAGATCGTCAGCTTAGCTCCGGAGGTACTCTAA
- the rplX gene encoding 50S ribosomal protein L24 → MARIHKDDTVKIIAGKNKGTTGKVLKVNTKDQTVLVEGVGVGHRHVKPSQYNPKGGKKDIHVPMDISKVALVIDEKSGKTSRVGLVKNADGGKTRVARQAKNKEIK, encoded by the coding sequence ATGGCTCGAATTCATAAAGACGATACCGTAAAAATTATTGCTGGTAAAAATAAAGGCACAACTGGTAAAGTTCTAAAAGTTAACACAAAAGACCAAACTGTTTTGGTCGAAGGTGTTGGTGTCGGACATCGCCACGTTAAGCCAAGCCAGTACAATCCAAAAGGTGGCAAGAAAGATATTCACGTACCAATGGATATCAGCAAAGTCGCTTTGGTTATTGATGAGAAATCAGGCAAAACCAGTCGGGTTGGTTTAGTAAAGAATGCTGACGGCGGCAAAACTCGTGTTGCTCGTCAAGCAAAAAATAAGGAGATTAAATAA
- the rplE gene encoding 50S ribosomal protein L5, with protein MAEKKTVVPAPRLKALYQGTYLKELQAELNLKNVHEVPALEKIVVSVGTGKKKDDKRHFEIVKNTVEKITGQAPVARRAKKSIATFSIRKGMGAPIGVSVTLRGARMYEFMDRLINVALPRVRDFHGVGLKFDKGGNYNLGITEQSIFPELTFEETQVLHGLQVTFVIKNGNKEASKALLEKFGMPFEKKGGVK; from the coding sequence ATGGCAGAAAAGAAAACTGTCGTGCCAGCTCCTCGCTTGAAAGCCTTATATCAAGGAACTTACCTTAAGGAACTACAAGCCGAATTGAATCTAAAGAACGTGCATGAAGTGCCAGCTTTGGAAAAGATCGTCGTGAGCGTTGGTACCGGCAAGAAGAAAGATGACAAGCGTCATTTTGAAATTGTCAAAAACACCGTCGAGAAAATTACAGGTCAAGCACCAGTGGCTCGACGAGCCAAAAAATCAATCGCGACATTTAGCATTCGTAAAGGTATGGGCGCGCCAATTGGTGTTAGCGTAACTTTGCGCGGCGCTCGTATGTACGAGTTCATGGATCGTTTGATTAACGTTGCTTTACCTCGCGTTCGTGACTTCCACGGCGTTGGCTTGAAGTTTGATAAAGGTGGCAATTACAATCTCGGCATCACCGAGCAATCGATTTTCCCAGAATTGACATTTGAGGAAACTCAGGTTTTGCACGGTTTGCAGGTTACATTTGTTATCAAGAACGGCAACAAGGAAGCTTCTAAGGCGTTGCTAGAAAAATTTGGCATGCCGTTTGAGAAGAAAGGAGGCGTCAAGTAA
- the rpsN gene encoding 30S ribosomal protein S14: MAKKSMVARDKKRMKMIAKFAAKRAELKELGDLDGLQKLPRNSSPTRHKNRDSISGRPRGYMRQFGLSRINFREKAAKGEIPGITKSSW, from the coding sequence ATGGCTAAGAAATCAATGGTCGCTCGTGATAAGAAGCGCATGAAGATGATTGCCAAGTTTGCAGCCAAGCGTGCTGAGTTGAAAGAACTTGGCGACCTCGATGGTTTGCAAAAATTGCCTCGCAATTCTAGCCCAACCAGGCACAAGAACCGTGATAGCATCTCTGGTCGCCCGCGCGGCTACATGCGTCAATTCGGCTTGAGCCGTATCAATTTCCGCGAAAAAGCAGCCAAGGGTGAAATCCCAGGCATAACAAAGAGTAGTTGGTAA
- the rpsH gene encoding 30S ribosomal protein S8 — translation MSMQTTDPIADLLTRIRNAKLVGKTEVRVPSSKMKKVIAEQLVKNGYLADVKLEDAKPRGVLVVTINEKGTNSTINEITRISKPGRRVYVGASEIPKVKSGRGLVLISTSKGVMTGVEAAKAKLGGELLLKVY, via the coding sequence ATGTCTATGCAAACTACAGACCCAATCGCCGACCTTCTGACTCGCATCCGCAATGCGAAATTGGTTGGCAAAACGGAAGTTCGTGTTCCGTCCAGCAAGATGAAGAAAGTCATCGCTGAACAATTAGTCAAAAACGGCTACTTGGCAGACGTCAAGCTGGAAGATGCTAAGCCTCGTGGCGTGTTGGTAGTTACTATCAATGAAAAAGGAACTAACAGTACTATCAACGAAATTACCCGCATCTCAAAACCTGGTCGTCGCGTTTACGTCGGCGCTAGCGAGATTCCAAAGGTAAAGAGTGGTCGCGGTTTGGTACTTATCTCAACATCAAAAGGTGTCATGACTGGTGTCGAAGCAGCTAAGGCCAAACTTGGTGGCGAATTGTTGTTGAAGGTTTACTAA
- the abc-f gene encoding ribosomal protection-like ABC-F family protein yields MIDLKNVSYETNSRELFSDVSFAINAGDKIGLVGSNGAGKTTLLKIINGDIQPTSGDIISSGEEIGILPQNLNKWLDKTVYDFIEEVTGVKSAREEFDYQCERLTQEASEKTLLIYGEALERYEKFEVANFDTTIKKALSRADLGDIDPDRCLNTFSGGQRTRIALAAVFASRYDLILLDEPTNNLDDSGVILLEDFINNSPASFLIVSHDRHFLRNTAERIIELTGSKGVNKYNLGYDEYIEARREARQAMTDRYEQYEKEKKRLYRVARDARIRANSAKASHKKSDSDKLNDNFRKERASSNIAGAAGGVESRLRQLDEPERVEDEISIKFAFDEVSSKKYSLISVQSLSISHDGEKMIGPVTFNVRPDDKILIQGENGSGKSSLLNFIMGNNTPEYHRGEIKKGENAKIIYMNQSQSLPLKDNSPLDNLRYLSPKLELHDAINILIRFGLDKRTISSTKAIDLSGGERAKVLLAAMSTNSPDLIILDEPTNNLDIPTIEALELALGQYKGGVVIASHDQDFIENIGITEKIKI; encoded by the coding sequence ATGATCGACCTTAAAAATGTGTCTTATGAAACTAATAGTCGAGAATTGTTTAGCGACGTAAGCTTTGCTATTAACGCCGGAGATAAGATTGGACTAGTTGGTTCAAATGGTGCTGGAAAAACTACTTTATTAAAAATAATAAACGGAGATATCCAGCCTACATCAGGTGATATTATTTCGAGTGGTGAAGAGATAGGTATTTTACCACAAAACCTGAATAAATGGCTCGATAAGACAGTTTATGATTTTATAGAAGAAGTGACTGGCGTTAAGTCGGCTAGAGAAGAATTTGATTATCAATGTGAGAGGTTAACTCAAGAGGCTAGTGAAAAGACGCTATTAATTTATGGCGAAGCCCTGGAGAGGTATGAAAAATTCGAAGTAGCAAATTTTGACACGACGATTAAAAAGGCTTTATCGCGGGCAGATCTGGGTGACATTGATCCGGATAGATGTCTGAATACATTTTCTGGGGGACAACGTACACGGATAGCTTTGGCGGCAGTTTTTGCGTCTCGTTATGATCTAATTTTGCTTGATGAGCCAACTAATAATCTTGATGACAGCGGAGTAATTTTGCTTGAAGATTTTATTAACAATTCGCCAGCTTCATTTTTGATCGTGTCTCATGATCGGCATTTCTTACGTAACACTGCAGAACGGATTATAGAATTGACTGGCAGCAAGGGCGTGAACAAGTATAATCTTGGTTACGATGAATATATTGAAGCAAGACGTGAAGCTCGTCAAGCAATGACCGACCGCTATGAGCAATATGAAAAGGAGAAAAAGCGACTATACCGCGTTGCGCGGGACGCTAGAATTCGTGCGAATTCGGCCAAAGCTAGCCACAAAAAATCGGATAGCGATAAGTTAAATGATAATTTTCGTAAAGAGCGCGCATCTTCAAATATTGCAGGGGCGGCTGGAGGTGTGGAGTCTCGCCTGCGACAATTGGACGAACCTGAGAGGGTGGAGGATGAAATTTCTATTAAGTTTGCTTTCGATGAAGTATCTTCTAAGAAGTATAGCCTTATTTCTGTGCAATCGCTGAGTATTTCACATGATGGAGAGAAGATGATAGGACCCGTTACTTTTAATGTACGTCCTGACGATAAAATATTGATCCAAGGAGAGAACGGCTCGGGAAAATCTTCGCTCCTCAATTTTATTATGGGAAATAATACACCTGAGTATCATCGCGGAGAGATAAAAAAAGGCGAAAATGCAAAAATAATATACATGAATCAGTCGCAGTCATTGCCGCTTAAAGATAACTCGCCTTTGGACAATTTGCGGTATTTATCGCCAAAACTTGAATTACACGACGCGATCAATATATTAATTCGTTTTGGTCTAGATAAACGAACAATCTCGTCGACAAAAGCTATAGATCTCAGCGGTGGCGAACGGGCTAAAGTTTTGCTTGCTGCTATGTCAACGAACTCTCCTGATCTTATCATCCTGGATGAGCCGACGAATAACCTTGATATTCCTACGATTGAAGCTTTGGAACTGGCGCTAGGTCAGTATAAAGGAGGTGTTGTGATAGCGTCTCATGATCAAGACTTTATCGAAAATATAGGGATAACGGAGAAAATTAAAATATAA
- a CDS encoding NUDIX hydrolase: MDTIRKTIKARIWKDGKEIRPEDQSLPVNQVYAWLFTHDNKIAIVSKDGRKWQLPGGKPNKHETYLQTIVREVAEETGINTDSVSSQYKFFGYYDILETDNLKNDDEYLQLRVSLKLNKNADEYILHQQNEDEEQIQEEQIRYAKFVTVDELTQHIPWASESAELKAAIQSQINFPVSH; the protein is encoded by the coding sequence ATGGACACCATAAGAAAAACTATTAAGGCACGCATCTGGAAGGACGGTAAAGAAATCCGCCCAGAAGATCAGTCTCTTCCGGTAAATCAGGTATACGCTTGGCTTTTTACTCACGATAATAAAATAGCCATCGTCTCTAAGGATGGTCGAAAGTGGCAGCTGCCCGGTGGAAAGCCAAATAAGCACGAGACTTACTTGCAAACCATCGTACGTGAAGTAGCGGAGGAGACGGGAATTAATACAGACAGTGTGTCTAGTCAGTATAAGTTTTTTGGCTATTACGATATCTTGGAAACAGATAACTTAAAAAATGATGACGAGTACTTGCAGCTTCGGGTTAGCCTGAAACTTAATAAGAATGCCGATGAGTATATCTTACATCAACAGAACGAGGACGAAGAGCAAATACAGGAAGAGCAGATACGGTATGCTAAATTTGTGACAGTTGATGAACTCACACAACACATTCCATGGGCAAGTGAGAGCGCGGAGTTGAAAGCCGCTATACAAAGTCAAATAAATTTTCCCGTATCACATTAG
- a CDS encoding non-canonical purine NTP pyrophosphatase, translated as MTATILFATKNPGKYAEFVAAFHKFAPQTSIISLADLDYQIPDYIETGTTFEQNALLKARHTRHHLHENDKNLIIIADDSGMEIDALNGEPGVFTRRWDGREMSDQEIVDYCLKKLENKANRRAQYTTCLVINFSNGREKVIFGKNSGVILTEPREESRLKGMPFRELFFVPELNMMFHEVRELPKLKRNGYSLGHEVAIEKCANVIRENLFDFV; from the coding sequence ATGACAGCAACTATACTTTTCGCCACCAAAAACCCAGGCAAATACGCAGAATTCGTTGCCGCGTTTCATAAATTCGCCCCACAGACGTCAATTATTTCGTTGGCAGATTTGGACTATCAAATTCCTGACTACATAGAAACAGGCACGACATTTGAACAAAATGCCCTATTGAAGGCGCGACACACAAGGCATCATTTACACGAAAATGATAAAAACCTGATAATTATCGCCGATGATTCCGGCATGGAAATTGACGCCCTAAATGGCGAGCCTGGCGTATTTACAAGACGCTGGGATGGTCGCGAGATGAGTGATCAAGAAATCGTAGATTATTGCCTGAAGAAGCTTGAAAATAAGGCAAACAGACGAGCGCAATACACGACATGTCTTGTAATAAATTTTTCCAATGGTCGCGAGAAAGTGATTTTTGGAAAAAATTCTGGCGTCATCTTAACTGAGCCACGAGAGGAATCCCGACTTAAAGGAATGCCGTTTCGGGAATTATTTTTCGTGCCCGAACTTAATATGATGTTTCACGAAGTGCGCGAACTGCCGAAGCTGAAGCGCAATGGATATTCACTCGGTCATGAGGTTGCAATCGAAAAATGCGCTAATGTGATACGGGAAAATTTATTTGACTTTGTATAG
- the rplF gene encoding 50S ribosomal protein L6 — translation MSRIGKLPVIIPAGVTITVDSGDVVVKGPKGELKQFITPAVEVKVEDGQVTVHPKDESKVARSQHGLMRALINNMVIGVTKGYEKRLEVNGVGFRVNSSNNELEMALGFSHPVKYKAPEGVTVANEKMIIVVSGINKQQVGQVAAEIRALKKPEPYKGKGIKYVDEQILRKAGKTGK, via the coding sequence CTGAGTCGAATCGGAAAACTGCCGGTGATTATTCCGGCCGGTGTGACAATCACGGTTGACTCTGGTGATGTGGTCGTTAAAGGACCAAAGGGTGAATTAAAGCAATTCATCACACCAGCAGTTGAGGTGAAAGTCGAAGATGGACAAGTCACGGTGCATCCTAAGGACGAGTCCAAAGTAGCCCGCAGTCAGCATGGTCTGATGCGCGCGCTAATCAACAACATGGTAATCGGTGTAACCAAAGGCTATGAAAAGCGCCTAGAGGTTAACGGTGTCGGTTTCCGTGTTAACTCAAGCAACAACGAGCTAGAAATGGCACTTGGATTTTCACATCCAGTCAAATACAAAGCCCCAGAAGGCGTAACTGTTGCCAACGAAAAAATGATTATCGTTGTTAGCGGTATCAATAAACAACAAGTCGGCCAAGTTGCAGCGGAAATCCGCGCATTGAAGAAGCCTGAACCATACAAGGGCAAGGGTATCAAGTATGTCGACGAGCAGATTTTGCGTAAAGCAGGAAAGACAGGTAAGTAA
- the rplR gene encoding 50S ribosomal protein L18 yields MAENKKLLNRALRKNRVRAKVSGTAERPRLTVTISNLHVSAQLIDDVAGKTLAAATTVGTKATGTMTEKSAAIGAEIAKKAKKIKISAVVFDRNGRQYAGRLKALADAARQEGLEF; encoded by the coding sequence ATGGCTGAAAATAAGAAGCTACTCAACCGCGCTCTTCGCAAAAACCGCGTTCGCGCTAAGGTTTCAGGCACGGCAGAGCGCCCACGCTTGACGGTTACTATTAGCAATTTGCACGTTAGCGCGCAATTGATTGACGATGTGGCTGGTAAAACATTGGCTGCAGCAACTACAGTTGGAACAAAAGCGACTGGCACGATGACTGAAAAAAGTGCCGCTATTGGTGCTGAAATTGCTAAAAAAGCAAAGAAAATTAAGATTAGCGCAGTGGTGTTTGATCGAAATGGTCGTCAATACGCTGGCCGCCTAAAGGCTTTGGCTGATGCTGCGCGCCAAGAAGGATTGGAGTTTTAG
- the rpsE gene encoding 30S ribosomal protein S5 translates to MAEQAANTTPRAEGRRPRNPRGGRRDDRRNVRDDAPKEFEELVINIDRVSRVVKGGRRFRFKALVVVGNRKDKVGVGVAKGADVQAAVAKATSVAKKHLITLPLNGETIPHDSEVKFSGARVLIKPAAPGTGIIAGGVVRQIIGVTGVRNLLTKSLGSTNKVNIAYATIEALKSLVPRDQWLSAQPVKKVAKKEAK, encoded by the coding sequence ATGGCAGAGCAAGCTGCAAATACTACCCCACGTGCAGAAGGTCGTCGACCTCGAAATCCACGTGGTGGTCGCCGCGATGACCGGCGAAATGTGCGCGATGACGCACCAAAAGAGTTTGAAGAATTGGTAATCAACATTGACCGCGTTTCTCGCGTGGTTAAAGGTGGTCGCCGTTTCCGATTTAAGGCTTTGGTGGTTGTTGGTAACCGCAAAGATAAAGTTGGTGTCGGTGTTGCTAAGGGCGCAGACGTTCAAGCTGCAGTCGCTAAGGCTACGTCAGTCGCTAAAAAGCACTTGATTACATTACCATTAAACGGCGAAACAATCCCACACGACAGCGAAGTTAAATTCTCTGGCGCACGCGTATTGATCAAGCCAGCCGCTCCTGGTACTGGTATTATCGCTGGTGGTGTAGTTCGTCAGATTATCGGTGTAACAGGCGTTCGTAACCTATTGACCAAATCTCTTGGCTCAACTAACAAGGTTAACATTGCTTATGCGACTATCGAAGCTCTAAAGTCATTAGTTCCACGCGATCAATGGCTAAGTGCTCAGCCTGTAAAAAAGGTTGCTAAAAAGGAGGCTAAATAA